One genomic region from Cydia pomonella isolate Wapato2018A unplaced genomic scaffold, ilCydPomo1 PGA_scaffold_76, whole genome shotgun sequence encodes:
- the LOC133534265 gene encoding histone H2B, with the protein MPPKTSGKAAKKSGKAQKNISKSDSKKKKKHKRKESYAIYIYKVLKQVHPDTGISSKAMSIMNSFVNDIFERIAAEASRLAHYNKRSTITSREVQTSVRLLLPGELAKHAVSEGTKAVTKYTSSK; encoded by the coding sequence ATGCCACCCAAGACTAGCGGTAAGGCCGCCAAGAAATCCGGCAAGGCTCAGAAGAACATCTCCAAGTCGGACtctaagaaaaagaagaagcaTAAGCGCAAGGAGAGCTACGCCATCTACATATACAAGGTGCTCAAGCAGGTCCACCCCGACACCGGTATCTCCAGCAAGGCCATGTCTATCATGAACTCTTTCGTGAACGACATCTTCGAGCGCATCGCCGCCGAGGCCTCCCGCCTGGCTCACTACAACAAGAGGTCCACCATCACCAGCAGGGAGGTGCAGACCTCCGTGAGGCTCTTGCTGCCCGGTGAGCTCGCCAAGCACGCCGTCAGTGAAGGCACTAAGGCCGTCACCAAGTACACCAGCTCCAAGTAA